GTAATTGCCCGGCGGCTTCATTGCCGCGCCCGCGCACAAAAGCACGTTGCGGGCCGCATTTCGTCAGTTGCAAATTCACTGCCATTTGAAAAATCAATTGTTTTTCAAGTGGGTTAAGAATCTCTCTCCAAGCTCTGCGGCAGCAGGGTCAAAATAATGAATGCCGTTGACCTGCCGACCATTCAGGACTATGCTTGGTAATCTGAGGTGAGCCCTGTTTTTGTCTGACATCAGGGCTTCAAGCCATAAAAAGCAGATCTGCCTCTCAATAAAACACGTCCAGGCGGCTGTGGCTTGACAAGGCCGCAGCCTTTTGTCTTTTTCTACCGCGGCCAAGGTCACCCTGCGGAAAATGGAGCACACAGTGCCACAGCACACCAAGGAATATATCCGCGAGGAGATCATTCGGCTTTTAAAATACGCCCCGCCCGAAATGCGCGCGGCAGTTCTGGGCCTGATTCCTGCCGCCAAGCGAACCCTTACGCAGGGCTACAGACCCTCGGTGCGCGGCGTGCCTCTGCGCAGCTGGCGCTGCCTGCTGCACCTGCTGTCTTCAGTAGCGTCCATGCAAAGCGATACGGAAATGCTGCTGCGGGTTTCAAGCGATCTGCTTGCCATTGCCGACCGCATGGCTCCTCCTGGTGAAGTGCTGCGCCAAAGTGCCGAAATTCTTGTGCATGCCATGCACGCTGAACTCTATGTCTGCCGCCTGCGCAATAAAGAAGGCGAATGGGTAGCGCGTTCAGCCAACCATGTGAACGGCAAATCCATTCCCATCGTGGCTCCCATGCTGGAAGAGTCCCTGCGCGAGCATCCTGTGATGAACGCCATTTTGCAGCGGCACACGCGCTATGTGGTCTCCAACAACCTTCAGGCCCTTGATAGAGGCGGCGACTCCTTTGACTGCGTGATCTACAAGGAGGGTTTCCGCTCGCGCCTAGCCTTTGTGCTGCGTGACCGCAGCGACAAACCGCCCTTCGGGCTTGTCATGCTGTACACCACAAGAGAGTATGGCTTTGAAAACTATGACGAACGCTTTCTGGCCAAGTGTGCCCGCCTGGTGTCTCTTACCGTGGGCCGCCGCATAGCCGTAGCCCGCGACGCCTTGGAAAAAGCCGCCGGAGCTATGGCCCATTACGGCAACAATGCCCTCAACGTCATGCGGAACCAGGCGGAATACTGCGGCGAGCTGGTGGAAGACATTGACGCCACCCAGGCCCGCGCCCTGCGCCTTACACGCGAGCTGATGGCCGAATTTGCCGAAGGCACCAGAGGCCGTATGCTGGCCCTGGAGCTGGAAAGCGCCCTTGCCCGGGCAGACCTTACCGAACTTGCGGGACACCTGGGCGGCGTGCTGGAAGGCACAAGGCGCATGACCCGCATCATCAATTCCCTGAAAAAATCCGTGGAGCGTCCGCGTCTCATGCATTACGCCCTGGGACATGACGTGCTGCGGCTGGAAGACGACCCGCCAAAGGAGGACTAGCATGCGCCTGACGGGCATCTTTCCTTTTCTGACGACACTAAAGACATACTCACCACGTGATTTCAAGGCAGACCTCATGGCTGCCGTCACAGTCACGCCCATGGCCGTTCCACAGGCTATGGCCTATGCCATTATTGCGGGCGTGCACCCGCAATACGGCATCTACGCGTGTATGCTGCCCGTCATTCTGGCGGCTCTGTGGGGATCGTCGCGCTTCATGGCCGCCGGGCCCACCAACGCCATTTCAATGGTGATCTTTTCCACTATGGCCACGGTGAGCGTGGGCGGCGTATACATCAGCAGTATGCCGGAAGAAGTGCGCATGACCTACATTTTCGGTCTTGCACTCTTTTGCGGGCTCATACAGGTGGGCATGGGGCTGGCGCGGTTGGGCGACCTTGCCAACTTTATTTCGCATTCGGTTATGGTGGCCTTTACCACAGGTGCGGCCCTGCTTATCGGCATGGGGCAGCTCAAAACGGTTCTCGGCATACCCGGTCCCAAGCAGGCGGGCTTTTTTTTCCAGATATTCGACGTGCTGCATGGGTTGCCGCAGGCCAATTACTGGTGCGCGGCGCTGGCTGGCCTGACCATTTTATTGGCCATAAGTTTCAAGCGTATTTCACGCCGCTTTCCCGCCTCGCTGGCCGCTTTGGCCGTAGTGACGGCCATTGCGTGGCTTTTCAGGGCAGACCAGTACGGCGTTCCCCTTGTGGGAGCCATCCCCAGTATTATCCCGCCGCTGTCTGTGCCTCCTGCCTTTGATCTCGCCGCCGTGCGCGACCTCTTTATGCCCGCACTGGCTCTGGCCCTGCTGGGTACGGTTGAATCTCTGGCCATCGGCAAGCAGCTTGCCAGCGTCAAGAACGACAATTTTGACGGCAGCCAGGAACTCATAGGCCAGGGGCTTGGCAACATGGCCGCAGGCATCACCTCCGGCATACCGGGCTGCGGTTCCTTTACGCGCAGCGCGCTCATGGTCACATCAGGCGGCCGCACCCGCATGGGCACGGTCTTTTCGGGCATACTGGCCTTGCCAATGCTCTTTGCCCTGGCCCCGTTCATCTCATGGTTGCCCTTGCCTGCCCTGGGCGGCATTTTGCTCATTATCGCTGCACGAATGATCGACATCGAGGCCATACGCCTGTGCCTTGTGGCCACGCGCATTGACCGCATCGTGCTGTCAATGACCTTTGCCTCCACCCTTATTTTCGACCTTGAAAAAGCCATTTTCATCGGTGTGCTGCTGTCTTTGGTGCTCTTCATTTATAAGACCGCCCACCCGCGCGTGCGGCGGCTGCGCGCCAACGACCCGCTGCTGCGCGACGCCCCCGCCGGGCTGCCCGAAGGCATCGCCGTGTATGTCATTGAAGGCACGCTCTTTTTCGGCGCTATCCACGAGCTGGAACGCCAGCTCTATGAGGAAGACGAAGAGCCCGCCCGCCTTGTGGTGCTGCACCTGAGCCGCGTTTTCTGGCTGGACGCCTCCGGCGCGCACGCCCTGTCGCAATTTGTTGAGCGCTGCTACGCCCGCAGCATCCCTGTTATCCTTGTGGTGGGCAGCCGGGCCGTGAGCCGCATCCTTGAACGCACGGGCATACTTGAGCACCTCAGCAACGGCTTTGTGGCCGAGACCACCAATGACGGGCTGCGTCAGGCGGCCTCCCTTCTGGACCGGGTCACCTGCCGTGACGGCCAGTGCGTCTATCCTGTGCCCGGCCTCGCGGTTCAGGCGGCGTCATCCGGTGCAACGGCGTCTTCACAGGCTGGCATTGTCACCTCCTCTACCGGGGATGGCAGTGAGGGCGAAGAAGAGGAACCGCCAGTTCTTAACGCAACAGAGGCTGGAGCTGCAGCCAGTACCGTACCCACGCAGATTGACCAGATGCCGCTGGATGTTCGCGAAGAGGCAAAGGCAGAAGAATCCCACGCCACTGGTGAAGCAAGCGAAGCGGATCAGGCAGATGGCGCGAGCGTGGAAGCTGCCCAAAGCAGCAGCGCACCCAGCAGGGCGGGCGACGACGCCCCTGACCTTTCGGGTGAAAACGCGCCCGGCCTGGCAGAAACGCAGGCAGCCCCCCAATCTGGCGTGACCGGAATGCCCGATCAGGTTGCCGAAGCCAGTATTACCATTGTCGGGCCGCGCCCTCCTGCGCCCTTTGCCGGAACAGATGAACTGCAAGGCCCGGCCATGCCCGCCGGAGAATCCGAAACCCCGAAAAAATAGCAAAAGGCATCAGGCCTGAGAGTTGCGTCAAAACCGCAAAAAAGCGCGGGTTGATGCCATACCTGTTTTCCGGCAAAATTGGCGCATCGCGTGCTGACGCTTTTGCGGCACTGCCTGCCGCCAATGCCTCAATGGCAGATCAACTCTGAAACACTTTGCGTTCAACGTTGTCCTTCTGCCGGGCAAGGCACTTTTGGCGGGATCTGCACTGCGAATCCACGCCGCGTCACGTCACGCTGCCCCTCATTCAGGGGCGGAGCACATAAATTTCAAAGTTAAAATGCCCACTACGACAAGGCTGTTACGCCACCGCACAGGGCAGCAGTCCGCACAACCGTATAACACAGACATTTGTCAGTAATTTTTAAGGATTCCCGTGAGCAAGGCCTTTTCTCTGCCCCCCTGCCCCTGCAACCCGCCAAGCCTGCCCATAGGCCGGGAGCATCCCTGGCTGGCCCCGTTGGCCGGATACAGCGACTTGCCCTTTCGCCTGCTCTGCCGCGAATACGGGGCCGCCGTCTGCGTGACGGAAATGGTCAGCGCCAAGGGGCTGGTCTATGAAAGTCCCGGCACCAACGAACTGTTGATGAGCCTGCCCGAAGACCAGCCGCTGGTGGTACAGCTTTTTGGAGCCGAAGCCTCCTTTCTGAGCCGGGCTGTCAGCCTGTTGCGTGAAGCCGGGTACGGCTGGTTTGACCTCAACATGGGCTGCTCTGTTTCAAAGGTGCTGCGTCAGGGCGCGGGCGCTGCAATGCTTGGTGATACAGACAACATCCTTGAGGTGGCCCGAGCCATGCTGGCCGCCGCCGGGCCGGGAAGGGTGGGCTTCAAGCTGCGTCTGGGCCTGGACGACGCGCGCCCCGTATTGCCAGATTTGGCACTGCGGTTGGAAGACGCGGGCGCTGGCTGGCTGGTGCTGCACCCGCGCACGGCCCGTCAGGGCTTTGGCGGCACAGCCCAGTGGCAGGCGCTGGCAGATCTGGCCCCGCGGCTGTCCATTCCGCTGATGGCCAGCGGCGACCTGTTCAGCGCCGCCGACGGCATGGCCTGCCTGGAACAGACAGGCGTTGCCGGGCTTATGTACGCACGCGGGGCCATGCACAACCCGGCCATTTTTGCCGACCATGCAGCCCTTTGCGCGGGCAGGCAGCCGCAAATTCAGGATGCAGACGGACTCAAGGCCATGATTTTACGCCATATGGAGCTTGCCCAGCTGCACTGCCCCGGCAAAGCGGCCATATGGAAAATGCGCAGCGTCGTGCCGCGTTACGTTCGCTCCTTGCCCGGTGCACGGGCGCTGCGGCAGGAACTCTGCCGCTGCTCAAGCTGGGAAGAGCTTGAAGAAGCACTGGACAGATGCCTGACTGTTTGAGACGCTGCCCTTCTACAGGAAAATTGATTGTGACGATCATGCCCGTCTTGCGGCGCAAAACGGCATCGGCACAGCAGGAGAACACATGAACGTTTGCCGCGCCAAAACAGCGGGTTTCTGCATGGGCGTCAGCCTGGCCCTGCAAAAGCTCAACTCCGCTCTTGAAGGATCTTCGGGACGGGTTAAGGGCGTGGAGCCGGGCCGCATATGCACGCTTGGCCCCATCATCCACAACCCGCAAGTACTGGCCGATTACGAAGCCCGTGGCGTTGTCTGCGTCAAGGACCCCTCGCAACTGCAACCGGGCGATGTTGCCGTCATCCGCGCGCACGGCATCACCCGGCAGGTGGAACGGCAGGTCTTTGAAAGCGGTGCAACCGTGGTGGACGCCACTTGCCCCAAGGTCAAAAAGGCGCAGCTTTCCATAGCGCGCGCCACTGCCCAGGGCGCAA
The Desulfovibrio intestinalis DNA segment above includes these coding regions:
- a CDS encoding SulP family inorganic anion transporter; the encoded protein is MRLTGIFPFLTTLKTYSPRDFKADLMAAVTVTPMAVPQAMAYAIIAGVHPQYGIYACMLPVILAALWGSSRFMAAGPTNAISMVIFSTMATVSVGGVYISSMPEEVRMTYIFGLALFCGLIQVGMGLARLGDLANFISHSVMVAFTTGAALLIGMGQLKTVLGIPGPKQAGFFFQIFDVLHGLPQANYWCAALAGLTILLAISFKRISRRFPASLAALAVVTAIAWLFRADQYGVPLVGAIPSIIPPLSVPPAFDLAAVRDLFMPALALALLGTVESLAIGKQLASVKNDNFDGSQELIGQGLGNMAAGITSGIPGCGSFTRSALMVTSGGRTRMGTVFSGILALPMLFALAPFISWLPLPALGGILLIIAARMIDIEAIRLCLVATRIDRIVLSMTFASTLIFDLEKAIFIGVLLSLVLFIYKTAHPRVRRLRANDPLLRDAPAGLPEGIAVYVIEGTLFFGAIHELERQLYEEDEEPARLVVLHLSRVFWLDASGAHALSQFVERCYARSIPVILVVGSRAVSRILERTGILEHLSNGFVAETTNDGLRQAASLLDRVTCRDGQCVYPVPGLAVQAASSGATASSQAGIVTSSTGDGSEGEEEEPPVLNATEAGAAASTVPTQIDQMPLDVREEAKAEESHATGEASEADQADGASVEAAQSSSAPSRAGDDAPDLSGENAPGLAETQAAPQSGVTGMPDQVAEASITIVGPRPPAPFAGTDELQGPAMPAGESETPKK
- a CDS encoding tRNA-dihydrouridine synthase: MSKAFSLPPCPCNPPSLPIGREHPWLAPLAGYSDLPFRLLCREYGAAVCVTEMVSAKGLVYESPGTNELLMSLPEDQPLVVQLFGAEASFLSRAVSLLREAGYGWFDLNMGCSVSKVLRQGAGAAMLGDTDNILEVARAMLAAAGPGRVGFKLRLGLDDARPVLPDLALRLEDAGAGWLVLHPRTARQGFGGTAQWQALADLAPRLSIPLMASGDLFSAADGMACLEQTGVAGLMYARGAMHNPAIFADHAALCAGRQPQIQDADGLKAMILRHMELAQLHCPGKAAIWKMRSVVPRYVRSLPGARALRQELCRCSSWEELEEALDRCLTV